A stretch of the Mycobacterium shigaense genome encodes the following:
- a CDS encoding SAF domain-containing protein, which produces MREPSLNPTLLNRASTLLRPDWTRTVLARRVAAGALVLLAAGAVLRSNPDGDRADVVVATRDLTPGAALSPDDVHLEKRLTATLPDGSRDDLAAVVGSTLTGPARRGEVLTDVRLLNSRLADAAIGSKAGPGARIVPLHLVDGALIDLVRVGDVVDVLAAPNTEADPGKAPVGKVVATDAVIVLVSAKQKVQAADGDRVVLVALSARVANTVAGSVLGQRVSLTLH; this is translated from the coding sequence GTGCGTGAACCATCACTGAATCCGACGCTACTCAACCGGGCATCGACACTGCTGCGCCCGGATTGGACCCGCACCGTGTTGGCCCGCCGCGTAGCCGCGGGAGCGCTGGTGCTGCTGGCCGCGGGCGCAGTGCTGCGGTCGAATCCCGACGGAGATCGCGCCGACGTCGTGGTGGCCACGCGCGACCTCACCCCTGGCGCCGCCCTGTCCCCGGACGATGTGCATCTCGAAAAGCGTTTGACGGCAACACTTCCCGACGGATCTCGGGACGACCTGGCCGCCGTTGTCGGCTCAACGCTCACTGGCCCGGCGCGTCGCGGCGAGGTGTTGACCGATGTGCGGCTGCTGAACAGCCGGTTGGCCGACGCCGCGATCGGATCGAAGGCGGGGCCCGGCGCGCGGATCGTGCCGCTGCACCTGGTCGACGGTGCGCTGATCGACCTGGTCCGGGTCGGCGACGTCGTCGACGTGCTGGCCGCGCCGAACACCGAGGCGGATCCCGGCAAGGCACCCGTCGGCAAGGTGGTGGCGACCGACGCCGTCATTGTCCTCGTGTCGGCCAAGCAAAAAGTGCAGGCCGCCGACGGTGACCGCGTAGTCTTGGTTGCGCTGTCGGCTCGCGTGGCGAACACGGTGGCGGGCTCGGTGTTGGGTCAGCGAGTATCCCTCACCCTGCACTGA
- the mscL gene encoding large-conductance mechanosensitive channel protein MscL, translating to MLKGFKEFLSRGNIVDLSVAVVIGTAFTALVTKFTDSIITPLINRIGVNEKSDVGILKIGIGGGQTIDLNILVSAAVNFILVAAVVYFLVVLPYSRLRKQGEVEQADDAQVVLLTEIRDLLAQTNGETPGRHGVVATTPPPAHGPRADA from the coding sequence ATGCTCAAGGGATTCAAAGAGTTTCTTTCCCGCGGCAATATCGTCGATCTGTCCGTCGCGGTGGTCATCGGTACCGCCTTCACCGCGTTGGTCACCAAATTCACCGACAGCATCATCACTCCGCTGATCAATCGGATCGGCGTCAACGAGAAGTCCGATGTCGGGATCTTGAAGATCGGCATCGGCGGCGGCCAGACGATCGACCTGAACATCCTGGTGTCGGCGGCCGTCAACTTCATCCTCGTCGCGGCGGTGGTGTACTTCCTGGTCGTGCTGCCCTACAGCAGGCTGCGCAAGCAGGGTGAGGTCGAGCAGGCCGACGACGCTCAGGTCGTCCTGCTCACCGAGATCCGTGACCTACTGGCGCAAACCAACGGTGAAACCCCCGGCCGGCACGGCGTGGTGGCCACCACGCCCCCGCCGGCGCACGGGCCGCGCGCGGACGCGTAA
- a CDS encoding 5-formyltetrahydrofolate cyclo-ligase encodes MAIATKAALREQLLAARSGVADAVRAAEARMLGDHLERAVSSGSTVCAYVPVGSEPGSIEILDLLLRRAGRVLLPVARTTPDDVPMRLRWSPYRPGELVRGRYGLLEPPEPWLPESALVEAELVVVPALAVDRRGVRLGRGGGFYDRSLDGRSPSARLVAMVRDDELVDELPADPHDVPMTHVLTPRRGMIALPPGE; translated from the coding sequence ATGGCAATCGCGACCAAGGCCGCGTTGCGGGAACAGCTGCTCGCCGCCCGCAGCGGCGTTGCCGACGCGGTCCGGGCCGCCGAGGCCCGCATGCTCGGCGACCACTTGGAGCGCGCCGTGAGCAGCGGCAGCACCGTGTGCGCCTACGTACCGGTGGGCAGCGAGCCCGGGTCCATCGAAATCCTGGACCTGTTGCTGCGCCGCGCCGGACGCGTGCTGCTGCCGGTTGCGCGCACCACGCCGGACGACGTCCCGATGCGGCTGCGCTGGAGCCCGTACCGGCCGGGCGAGCTCGTCCGCGGCCGGTATGGCCTGCTCGAGCCGCCCGAACCCTGGCTGCCGGAGTCCGCGCTGGTCGAAGCCGAGTTGGTCGTGGTGCCGGCGCTCGCGGTCGACCGCCGCGGGGTGCGGCTGGGCCGCGGCGGCGGCTTCTACGACCGCTCGCTGGACGGCAGAAGCCCGTCCGCGCGCCTGGTCGCGATGGTGCGCGACGACGAGCTGGTCGACGAGCTGCCCGCTGACCCGCACGATGTGCCGATGACGCACGTGCTGACCCCGCGGCGTGGGATGATCGCCCTGCCGCCGGGGGAATGA
- a CDS encoding FmdB family zinc ribbon protein, which yields MPTYSYACTECDNRFDVVQSFTDDALTTCEKCSGRLRKLFNSVGVVFKGSGFYRTDSRESGKKSSATNGSASKDSGSSEKSGSGESSSSSDKSASSEKSSSSSTASAAATSS from the coding sequence GTGCCGACCTACAGCTACGCGTGCACTGAATGCGACAACCGCTTCGATGTCGTGCAGTCCTTCACCGACGACGCCCTGACCACCTGCGAGAAGTGCTCGGGCCGGTTGCGCAAGCTCTTCAATTCCGTCGGCGTCGTGTTCAAGGGCAGCGGCTTCTACCGCACCGACAGCCGCGAGTCGGGCAAGAAATCCAGTGCCACCAACGGCTCCGCCAGCAAGGATTCGGGCTCCAGCGAGAAGTCGGGCTCCGGCGAGAGTTCGAGTTCGAGCGACAAGTCCGCGTCGAGCGAGAAGTCGAGCAGCAGCTCCACCGCGTCCGCCGCGGCCACCTCGAGCTAG